The DNA window gtttttaacACTATTGTACAGTAGATTCCTTGTTTAACACCAGTACAGAATTCCAGCATTTTGTGTCAAATCACGAGGAATATAAAATCAAGAGCATCAAATTTTAACTCCACGCATCTAATTAGGAATCAACAGATATCATCATGTGTAAAACACTAATCAATGCAATTTTCATGTAATCAAAACATTGATGATACCCTTAACCAAAGAGGTTGATCAACTGACTGAatctattttcaaatttttaaaaaaaacttgcataTTAAAATGGCAGACAGACATGAGGAGACAGTGTGCTCACCAGTAATATTTACTATGTCTTGTTCAATCTCTTTTTTGCTGAGGTGATAATGATAATTATGTGTTTCGAGGACTTTTGTGATGTATGATTTTTTGAGCTGCCTAAACTCTCTCCTTAGCTGCTGCATTGCATGATCTTTGTAGGACGGGGTCATTTCTTTGTCAGCTTTTAAAAACGTGCCCATGGGATCGGGGAATCTAACTAGAAAAGACTCCATCTCAAACTGTAAATGCTGTATCTGATTATGTTTTGCCTGTCTTTTCCTCTCTTCTAAAGTGTCTTTCAATTTGGGGTAGTTTTTGTATTCAAACAACTCCatggcaatattttttaatctctCTTTATCATTGGTGTGCTCCTCTAATTTATCATACAGATAATTGGGATCACAATCTGGGAATATTTCCATCAACTCATCCACCTCTTCTTGGATATTTTTGGGCAAGGAGCCATTTGTCCCAATTCTCATAACATCTGAAATAGATGGTGAATTTGCAACTACACTTTCCAGAAAACTTTGTGAGTCCGTTCCTGATTTCATCAGTTCCTCGATCACAACTTGGAGACGATTTTTCTTGTCATGATGAGCTGCCagaaattcatatatttcagttGGCTCCTTTTCAGGTAACACTTTACAAACGATTCTCATGTCCCTGTAAAGGGGATCTTCCAAATATTTTGGATCTGTTGGAAGGGACGATTCTTTTCTCAAAGAACTTGATGGACCATGATTATTTTGAAGATGATCGATGACTCTTTGAACTCGATCGGTATCGCGACAGTTTTTCTCTATGAGCTCATAAATCTTCCCAGGGTCAGCTGTGGGTACGCTTGACAACACCTTCATCATGTCATCTATGTATTCTTCTTTCTGATTGGTTGATCGTTTATAATGCTTGACCAATATCTTACTGACCACATAATCCACCCTGTCTACCCTGGCTTTATGTTCATTCAACATCTGCTGTATTTCTCCAGCTGTCATTGGCAGTTTTGATAAATTGGCAGTGGCTTTGTCAATCACTTTCACTAAATCCTCTACAAAAGCTGCCTCTTCCTTCAAATCTGCTCCAACTCTTTTCTTCTTCATCTTTTCAACATCCTCCAGAACTTCATTAATCACTAAGTCCACTCTATTAGGATTTCCTCTTCGAGACTTCAGTTTCTCATACACCATTTCCACATCAATACCATCCACAATGTTCGTTATCAATTTTGCGTCCTGTAGAACAGACTCGATCTTCTTCACCTTGGATGGTGAATCCCTCTCTTCCTTCTCTTCCAGCTCCACCACAGGTGTCTCTGCTCTCTCTCTGACCGAACTGTCAGCATCTTTGTTAGTTGGACCCACATCTCCTCCACCAAATAAATTCTCATTGGATTCACAGCTTTCTATAACATAGGGTTCCGTATCTTGgtcaaataaatcattgtttttttcCTCCTCAGCAGACAGAGCAAACCCTCCACTCTCATGGCTGTTTTCATCGGCGGATCCATTGCCTTCTTTCTCCACTTTGGCTTTTTTGGCAGATGGGCCGTTTTTCACTGATTCTTCCATTGTGATCTAGCAGCCATACCtgaaaatgaggaaaatgtATGATTACCAGGTATCTAACAATAACTGGTCGTTCCTGATTAAAACATATCAGAACAGATTTACCGATACTGTCAGTAAATAAGTATGCACTGATAGAAGGACGATATTCAACTTACCACTATAATTAAACCTCTTAACATTGTGTTTAAAACAGaaagtttttaacaatatgctaCATAACATGGACAATTATCATACAACAGaaaggccacaccaatataatttcttgtttgtcaGACATCCAGTGAAAGAATTTTTAAGGTACAAGCAGGCAAGCGATTACAATTACAATTATATGGAACCCAGCCATTTTTTGTGACACTTTTTCCAAGGTCAGTTAGTTTGTttaagagaaagtctgaggTAAGTAAAGTGACAATATCAATAGCAAATTGCATAAAGAATTCAGCAGTACAgtactaattttttttcacatattttgtGTGGAAATGAATTTAAtcggttaaaaaaaattgtacgccatatattgcaactttttaacacAAACAGAACTGTAAAGTTAGCTCCTAGGTAATCCTTCAAATTCTTTTGAAGACCCTCTGTTTTGAGAAAAAGGTACAGTATATTTATCTCAAGTTTTATAATAACAATTCCTTTCTTGTATCAACCGTCTTGATCAAGGGTCGCAACTATTTTAAACAGCGTTACACCACTGTCTACAATTCATTGGTGTAATAACCGTTCATAATGCCTAATTATCGTCAGCAGCACGTGTATTCGATGTTGAACTATATGCAATTATATCTCATTAGCATACACCAtccaatacatatatataacactATATAGATCACTTGACCAAAGTTATGTCGAGATCGATATAAACGGAAACCTCGATTTGTATTCAAACACACTTACATCTGAATTCGCATGGGAGCAATCAAAGTGATACTTgtataaatcatttaaataattctatTTGATTCCAATCTTGTGACATCCAATTTTGTGCCATCTTCACCATATTCACTGCGTAAAAACTTGCAAATAGTACCGTTTCCTCCTCCAATCACAGAAGATTAATTTTACTGGGGGATTTCTCAAAATACGacaatttaaaaatacgatACTTCGTAATTTTATTGAATCTTGCATagaaaagaatataaaaaaaatgttaatgctTGTTATTTgtttcatctaaaaaaaaataataaagaactgaaaacaaaatgaattgtttaatTGTATTTACAGGTACACAATGACATGTTAATTAGtataaaatgcatcaaaataagtAAATATGACAAGGTTATTTGGTTGGCATATGCTGTATCAGTTGAACATAAAAATCAATCCATTTCGGTTTAATAATCTAACTCCATGGaaataaaaggaaataaatcTTAATTTCTGAATATGGTTGTCCATTCattaaactgttaaattttGCAGGACACATTTCAAACGATTTTTTTAAGCAGAATCAGAGAATCAGGCAGAATGTAGGAAAAAAAGAAGActaatgtaaaatatttcttagAAGTCATCAGGGACGTATAAATTAACAGTTAGTATATATGTCCCTGAAGTCATCTACTACTTTTATGACACAATTCATATGTTCATGAtcaccttttaaaaattttcttcatgtATAAACAGTAGTAGAACACTCAACGGAATGGTTATTCATGAATTCATACTAGTAAAACGAGTACATTTCTAAGATGGAATAAAACtattaaatacattttggtATATGCCTATATGTACGGTAGATTGTGATATCAcagccaaatgaaaaaaattatgaaccatgatttaaatttaagttGAACTCACAACATTCTTCTCCAGCCATTGagcaatgttttattaaaaaagatttgtattttggtatttatttcattaatatctTATTCAAAAAGATTTGTATTTTGGAATTTCTTTCATTAATGTTTTATTCAAAAAGATTTTGTATTTTGGTATTTCTTTCATTAATGTTTTATTCAAAAAGATTTGTATTTTGGTATTTCTTTTTGCTAAATCatcacaataaaaaaatgaccTTATGCAATAAGAAAATAGCAGGgtaaatcaatgcaaaaaaacccaaactgAAACCACTTCAATCTatcaaggatttttaaaataaaaattcaatcagACCTAATTAACATTGGACTTCCATAGAGAAACATAACAATAACCAATGACCTTTCCTTTTCTTCTTCTGCAATTGATCTTGTCTGAGCTAAttgataaattgttttattatcttTACAATGCCTATGTTTCTTATAATATTTCCCAATTGAAAGCAATTAGTCTTCCTTGCCTGAAAAAACCCTTTTAAACAAGAACATAGACATATACCgggatggaaaaaaaaatccaagttAGTCAAAACCAAAATACAAACACTCTATATTTTACacacacattttcaaaaatatggcTACAATTGTACACAAATGCATGtatgcatttataaaataaCCTGTCAAATAATTGAAAGATGATGCTTTAATATGACTgccaatttttcttttctataaattgtgtattttaatgataaattaaaagATGAAAGTGAACTAAAATATTCAGCagcacaaatacatgtaaagtgtcctccaagttaaaaaaaaaacaacacagaaAACTGATTCAATCAAGTCTTATCATATCTGCTTTTAAAATACACATGGTAGCATGTATTGAGCCAACTTTCATATCACTACAAGTtaacatgcatttaaaatcaacACTGTTTCATGTTAGGCACACtcactcattaaaaaaaaaataaacagaaattaaaatatcaatgaaatgaCCCTAAAATTTCGACTGCTACACTGTAAATCTAAAACTCccaatttctataaaaaaaaattcctaaaaCACAGAAATTTGACTAACTGGAACTTGTAGAATATGAAGTAAAACGATAAAATCATCACATACAAATGCATTACACACATTTCAGTCCTCACACAAGAAGTTCAAAGCAATCGCAAATTACTAGAACCCCATCCTCCCTCCCTGCCTTCTAAACACATACACACTCCTTTCAAAATAAAGACCGATGtcacaattaaaaataatctaATGTCTCTAATGCTCAATCTGCTTTCTTCACTCTCCTTCTTCTTGGTTTGGAGTCGCCATCTTTCTCTGTAGTTTTTGTGTCATCAATAATGTCTGTTTCCGATTCCTCTCCATCAGCATCTTCATCCTCCTGAAAAGAAGAAACAAGGAGGGAATATAATCAAATTTATTCACAGGGTTATTTTGCTACTTGAAGAATTTTATTACCCTCTAAATACAAGGACCTTGGAATGCACTTTTATGTACAtcaatatatttgtataattatgcATCTCTTGTCTTGATCAGGAGAAACTTTACCTTTTGCACCCCTTCTGCTGGGGGCCTTGGCTGGGGTTTCTCTTTGGGATTTGGGACATATTTGGATGGGAGCATCATGTCGCAGCAGAGCACAATTAACTGAAAGTGTACATAAAAATAAGTCAAGTAATAATCACTTCTTGTGGGTCATTCAAAGAATGCAATGTTATTACATGGTCAATCAAATATCTAATTATATTCAAAAACTCTTATCTACCCCAAGAAAAACTGCTAGTT is part of the Crassostrea angulata isolate pt1a10 chromosome 3, ASM2561291v2, whole genome shotgun sequence genome and encodes:
- the LOC128177275 gene encoding uncharacterized protein LOC128177275 encodes the protein MEESVKNGPSAKKAKVEKEGNGSADENSHESGGFALSAEEEKNNDLFDQDTEPYVIESCESNENLFGGGDVGPTNKDADSSVRERAETPVVELEEKEERDSPSKVKKIESVLQDAKLITNIVDGIDVEMVYEKLKSRRGNPNRVDLVINEVLEDVEKMKKKRVGADLKEEAAFVEDLVKVIDKATANLSKLPMTAGEIQQMLNEHKARVDRVDYVVSKILVKHYKRSTNQKEEYIDDMMKVLSSVPTADPGKIYELIEKNCRDTDRVQRVIDHLQNNHGPSSSLRKESSLPTDPKYLEDPLYRDMRIVCKVLPEKEPTEIYEFLAAHHDKKNRLQVVIEELMKSGTDSQSFLESVVANSPSISDVMRIGTNGSLPKNIQEEVDELMEIFPDCDPNYLYDKLEEHTNDKERLKNIAMELFEYKNYPKLKDTLEERKRQAKHNQIQHLQFEMESFLVRFPDPMGTFLKADKEMTPSYKDHAMQQLRREFRQLKKSYITKVLETHNYHYHLSKKEIEQDIVNITANSRKLRKQPLSEEECQLPREPDEFFYYEKLFSENEEEIKRYLHDKKQVYELRLQEARDNGELMECQCCFDEECLFEDMAACPEGHLFCKTCIRRSSEVVIGEGKTDFKCLNGSCSEKFSLAILQHVLPTNVFSIVLKKMQEEEIKMADIPDLVSCPFCSFATIMPDQNDKVFKCLNPDCLKESCRLCKEPNHVPLRCDEVEKQGETDMRTYIEARLTEAMIRRCHRCQKAFVKEFGCNKMTCTCGASSCYVCRAEDIDYNHFGDK